The Myxococcota bacterium genome has a segment encoding these proteins:
- a CDS encoding CoA-binding protein, with amino-acid sequence MSILIDRDTTFIVQGITGREAVSLTRENLAYGSRIVGGVTPGRAGRDVYGVPVYDCVRDITKDQKVTGSIVCVPPNFTKDAVFEAIENGIELVVVVTERVPRREVAQCVELAKLRGARIIGPNCLGLISPGPEGEGIKMGGIGGPAANTRQAYSKGPIGVMSRSGGMTTEIASTLTAAGLGQSTAVSIGGDAIIGTTYAELMPLFEADPQTKAIAIYSEPGGRMEAELAEWVKEHRSRLPIVAFMAGRFMDEMPGMRFGHAGTIVEGKADTTADKIERMRAAGIQVAERIEEIPGLLRKALGEKQ; translated from the coding sequence ATGAGCATCCTGATCGACCGCGACACGACGTTCATCGTGCAGGGCATCACGGGCCGCGAGGCCGTGAGCCTGACGCGCGAGAACCTGGCCTACGGAAGCAGGATCGTCGGCGGCGTCACGCCGGGGCGCGCGGGCCGCGACGTCTACGGCGTCCCCGTCTACGACTGCGTCCGCGACATCACGAAGGACCAGAAGGTCACGGGCTCGATCGTCTGCGTGCCGCCGAACTTCACGAAGGACGCGGTGTTCGAGGCGATCGAGAACGGCATCGAGCTCGTCGTCGTCGTCACCGAGCGCGTGCCGCGGCGCGAGGTCGCGCAGTGCGTCGAGCTCGCGAAGCTGCGCGGCGCGCGCATCATCGGGCCGAACTGCCTGGGCCTCATCTCGCCGGGGCCCGAGGGCGAAGGCATCAAGATGGGCGGCATCGGCGGCCCGGCGGCGAACACGCGCCAGGCGTACTCGAAGGGCCCGATCGGCGTGATGTCGCGCTCGGGCGGCATGACGACGGAGATCGCGTCGACGCTGACGGCGGCGGGCCTCGGGCAGAGCACGGCCGTCTCGATCGGCGGCGACGCCATCATCGGGACGACCTACGCCGAGCTCATGCCGCTCTTCGAGGCCGACCCGCAGACGAAGGCGATCGCGATCTACTCCGAGCCCGGCGGCCGCATGGAGGCCGAGCTCGCGGAGTGGGTGAAGGAGCACCGCTCGCGCCTGCCGATCGTCGCGTTCATGGCGGGCCGCTTCATGGACGAGATGCCCGGCATGCGGTTCGGCCACGCCGGCACCATCGTCGAGGGCAAGGCCGACACGACCGCCGACAAGATCGAGCGCATGCGCGCGGCGGGGATCCAGGTCGCGGAGCGGATCGAGGAGATCCCGGGGCTGCTCCGCAAGGCGCTCGGGGAGAAGCAGTGA
- the rimO gene encoding 30S ribosomal protein S12 methylthiotransferase RimO: MSPRATSPRSSARTSAPAAARVAFASLGCPKALVDSERILTRLRAEGYEIAPTYEGADVVVVNTCGFLDSARAESLEAIGEALAENGRVVVTGCLGVDRETIRAAHPNVLAITGPQQTDAVLDAVHDAVPPPHAAFLDLAPGRGVRLTPPHYAYLKVSEGCNHRCSFCIIPQLRGRLASRPLGDVMREAEALLEGGVQELLVISQDTSAYGLDLGYASSEWRGVARPARFLELARALAELGDQGLWVRLHYVYPYPHVDEVVALMAEGRLLPYLDVPFQHASPRILEAMKRPAHDAKTLARIRAWRAECPDLVLRSTFIVGFPGETEDDFAHLLDWLGEARLDRVGCFRYEPVQGAAANALGDPVPDEVKEERWHRFMQAQQAISAELLAKRVGTEIEVIVDEVTDEGVVARSRGDAPEIDGNVYLEPGFDLAPGDRLPVVVDAADEVDLWASPIPA, translated from the coding sequence ATGTCACCCCGCGCCACGTCGCCTCGTTCCTCCGCGCGCACCTCCGCACCGGCGGCCGCGCGCGTCGCGTTCGCGAGCCTCGGCTGCCCCAAGGCGCTCGTCGATTCCGAGCGCATCCTCACGCGCCTGCGCGCCGAGGGCTACGAGATCGCGCCCACGTACGAGGGCGCGGACGTCGTCGTCGTGAACACGTGCGGCTTCCTCGACAGCGCGCGCGCCGAGTCGCTCGAGGCGATCGGCGAGGCGCTGGCCGAGAACGGGCGCGTCGTCGTCACGGGCTGCCTCGGCGTCGATCGCGAGACGATCCGCGCCGCCCACCCGAACGTCCTCGCGATCACGGGCCCGCAGCAGACGGACGCCGTGCTCGACGCCGTGCACGACGCCGTGCCGCCGCCGCACGCGGCGTTCCTCGATCTCGCACCCGGTCGCGGCGTGCGCCTCACGCCGCCGCACTATGCCTATCTGAAGGTCTCGGAAGGCTGCAACCACCGCTGCTCGTTCTGCATCATCCCGCAGCTGCGCGGGCGCCTCGCGAGCCGCCCGCTCGGCGACGTGATGCGCGAGGCCGAGGCGCTCCTCGAGGGCGGCGTGCAGGAGCTGCTCGTGATCTCGCAGGACACGAGCGCCTACGGGCTCGATCTCGGCTACGCCTCGAGCGAGTGGCGCGGCGTCGCGCGCCCGGCGCGCTTCCTCGAGCTCGCGCGCGCGCTCGCCGAGCTCGGCGACCAGGGGCTCTGGGTGCGCCTCCACTACGTCTACCCGTATCCGCACGTCGACGAGGTCGTCGCGCTGATGGCCGAGGGCCGTCTGCTCCCGTACCTCGACGTCCCGTTCCAGCACGCGAGCCCGCGCATCCTGGAAGCGATGAAGCGCCCGGCGCACGACGCGAAGACGCTCGCGCGCATCCGCGCCTGGCGCGCGGAGTGCCCGGACCTCGTGCTGCGCTCGACCTTCATCGTGGGCTTCCCGGGCGAGACCGAGGACGACTTCGCCCACCTCCTCGACTGGCTCGGCGAGGCGCGGCTCGATCGCGTGGGCTGCTTCCGGTACGAGCCCGTGCAGGGCGCCGCGGCGAACGCGCTCGGCGACCCGGTTCCCGACGAGGTGAAGGAGGAGCGCTGGCACCGCTTCATGCAGGCGCAGCAGGCGATCAGCGCCGAGCTCCTCGCGAAGCGCGTCGGCACCGAGATCGAGGTGATCGTCGACGAGGTCACGGACGAGGGTGTGGTCGCGCGCTCGCGCGGCGACGCGCCCGAGATCGACGGCAACGTCTACCTCGAGCCGGGCTTCGACCTCGCGCCGGGCGATCGGCTTCCCGTCGTGGTCGACGCGGCCGACGAGGTCGACCTCTGGGCGTCGCCGATCCCGGCCTGA
- a CDS encoding response regulator: protein MPNVLIVEDEGLVAHDLELSLRKLGYDVAGIAATADEALQEAASRRPDLVLMDIRLRGERDGIEAGAALRDAYGIPVVYLTAHADDATLDRAKRTEPAGYLVKPWNPLDLRSTLEVAMYRSEMETRLRDGERWMRTLLASIDDAVVAVATDCSVTYMNPGAERLAGVAADEARGRALADVLPLVATDTETPIADPARRAMDERRSVRLPPGTRLRERIIEDSASPIVGANGDLLGAVLVCRDTSEERRIEDELARSDRLRALGALAAGVGHEINNPLTFVAGNLALALEDLRGLARMPSLPAAARERIATVAQSLADAEHGTERIQQITTDLRTFARPLGETLVPTDVAECAAWALRITARETESRARVTAALAPTPLVLASEARIGQVLVNLLVNAAQAIADDAPDANEIHVETGSDERGWAVLRVRDTGSGIPPEIRALIFEPFFSTKPERGGSGIGLAVSQNIVERLGGEIRVESEPGRGSVFEVSLPPAPGSAPREPRTDGGARRADAVRTAEGEAAPPRDGRGDGEATRGGEATRGGEAHRVLVVDDEPLVLQVVVRALAREFRVHACLGGAEALATLERDDAFDVVLCDVAMPDVDGRAVYQHLRDRCPALAERVVFATGGILDDATDDFLRTLPNPCLRKPIAIDVLRALVRARAAGRAATPGASLASGLA from the coding sequence ATGCCGAACGTCCTGATCGTCGAGGACGAGGGCCTCGTCGCCCACGACCTCGAGCTCTCGCTCCGCAAGCTCGGCTACGACGTGGCCGGGATCGCGGCCACCGCCGACGAAGCCCTCCAGGAGGCGGCGTCGCGCCGTCCCGACCTCGTGCTGATGGACATCCGTCTGCGCGGCGAGCGCGACGGGATCGAGGCCGGCGCCGCGCTGCGCGACGCCTACGGCATCCCCGTCGTCTACCTCACCGCGCACGCCGACGACGCGACGCTCGACCGCGCCAAGCGCACCGAGCCGGCCGGCTACCTCGTGAAGCCGTGGAACCCGCTCGACCTGCGGAGCACGCTCGAGGTCGCGATGTACCGCAGCGAGATGGAGACGAGGCTGCGCGACGGCGAGCGTTGGATGCGGACGCTGCTCGCCTCGATCGACGACGCGGTCGTCGCCGTCGCGACGGACTGCAGCGTCACCTACATGAACCCCGGCGCCGAGCGACTCGCCGGCGTCGCCGCGGACGAGGCGCGCGGACGCGCGCTGGCCGACGTCCTGCCGCTCGTCGCCACCGACACCGAGACGCCGATCGCCGACCCCGCGCGCCGTGCGATGGACGAGCGGCGCAGCGTCCGCCTTCCTCCCGGCACGCGGCTTCGCGAGCGCATCATCGAGGACTCGGCCTCGCCGATCGTGGGCGCGAACGGCGACCTGCTCGGAGCCGTGCTCGTCTGCCGCGACACGAGCGAGGAGCGGCGCATCGAGGACGAGCTCGCACGGAGCGATCGCCTGCGCGCGCTCGGCGCGCTCGCCGCGGGCGTCGGCCACGAGATCAACAACCCCCTGACGTTCGTCGCGGGCAACCTCGCGCTCGCACTCGAGGACCTGCGCGGACTCGCGCGCATGCCGAGCCTGCCGGCGGCCGCGCGCGAGCGCATCGCGACCGTCGCGCAGTCTCTCGCCGACGCCGAGCACGGGACCGAGCGCATCCAGCAGATCACGACCGACCTGCGGACGTTCGCGCGGCCGCTCGGCGAGACGCTCGTGCCGACCGACGTCGCGGAGTGCGCGGCCTGGGCGCTGCGCATCACCGCCCGGGAGACGGAGAGCCGCGCCCGCGTGACGGCTGCGCTCGCCCCCACGCCGCTCGTGCTCGCGAGCGAGGCGCGCATCGGACAGGTGCTCGTGAACCTGCTCGTGAACGCCGCGCAGGCGATCGCGGACGACGCCCCCGATGCGAACGAGATCCACGTCGAGACGGGGAGCGACGAGCGGGGCTGGGCCGTCCTGCGCGTGCGCGACACGGGGAGCGGCATCCCGCCCGAGATCCGCGCGCTCATCTTCGAGCCCTTCTTCAGCACGAAGCCCGAGCGCGGCGGGAGCGGCATCGGCCTCGCCGTCTCGCAGAACATCGTCGAGCGCCTCGGCGGCGAGATCCGCGTCGAGAGCGAGCCGGGCCGCGGGTCGGTGTTCGAGGTGAGCCTCCCGCCCGCGCCGGGCTCCGCACCGCGGGAGCCGCGAACGGACGGGGGGGCGAGGCGGGCCGACGCGGTGCGGACCGCCGAAGGCGAGGCCGCGCCGCCGCGCGACGGCCGCGGCGACGGCGAGGCGACTCGCGGCGGCGAGGCGACTCGCGGCGGCGAGGCGCACCGCGTCCTCGTCGTCGACGACGAGCCGCTCGTCCTGCAGGTCGTGGTGCGCGCGCTCGCGCGCGAGTTCCGCGTCCACGCCTGCCTCGGTGGCGCGGAGGCGCTCGCGACGCTCGAGCGCGACGACGCGTTCGACGTCGTGCTGTGCGACGTCGCGATGCCGGACGTCGACGGGCGCGCCGTCTACCAGCACCTGCGCGACCGATGCCCCGCCCTCGCCGAGCGCGTCGTCTTCGCGACCGGAGGCATCCTCGACGACGCGACCGACGACTTCCTGCGCACGCTCCCGAACCCGTGCCTTCGCAAGCCGATCGCGATCGATGTGCTTCGCGCGCTCGTCCGGGCCCGCGCGGCCGGCCGCGCGGCGACACCGGGCGCGTCGCTCGCCTCGGGCCTCGCCTAA
- a CDS encoding histidine kinase dimerization/phosphoacceptor domain -containing protein — protein MDPWNALFGSPFLPHGHCYLWRPDILWLNVGSDAIVAAAYYAIPVALVALARARRHLFFSRLFWMFAAFIFLCGTTHVFAIWTVWHGDYLAAGLVKAATAGASLATAALVWPALPRLLAIPSPDALERANADLRREIAERERAERDLRRARGELEERVVERTRALGDANAALHREIADRERAESQLRLALEALPNGTVMVRADGAIAFANRAAEQIFGYARGALVDRPIESLLPERLRGAHRAHRARFAAAPSTRAMGAGRDLYALRADGDEVPVEIGLSPLATPEGAFVLGSIVDITERKRAEERIAASLREKEILLREVHHRVKNNLQVLTSLLRLQIHHSPEAESALAETESRVRAIALLHEKLYLSPDLAELDAASYVRDVARALARQHGVSDARIRVEVRAEDVPLDVDRAIPCGLIVNELVSNAFEHAFADGRAGTISVRLARHDAHTLVLAVADDGVGLPAEVDVASPPTLGLRLVATLAHQIGGELVVARDGGARFEVRFPAPPQEESTACRTS, from the coding sequence ATGGATCCGTGGAACGCGCTGTTCGGGTCGCCCTTCCTTCCGCACGGCCACTGCTACCTGTGGCGCCCGGACATCCTCTGGCTCAACGTCGGATCCGACGCCATCGTCGCAGCCGCCTACTACGCGATCCCCGTCGCGCTCGTCGCGCTCGCGCGCGCACGCCGCCACCTCTTCTTCAGCCGGCTCTTCTGGATGTTCGCCGCGTTCATCTTCCTCTGCGGCACGACGCACGTGTTCGCGATCTGGACGGTCTGGCACGGCGACTACCTCGCCGCGGGGCTCGTGAAGGCCGCGACCGCGGGTGCCTCGCTCGCGACGGCCGCGCTCGTCTGGCCGGCCCTCCCGCGGCTGCTCGCGATCCCGAGCCCCGACGCGCTCGAGCGCGCGAACGCCGACCTGCGCCGCGAGATCGCCGAGCGCGAGCGCGCCGAGCGCGACCTGCGCCGCGCGCGGGGCGAGCTCGAGGAGCGCGTCGTCGAGCGCACGCGCGCGCTCGGCGACGCGAATGCCGCGCTCCACCGTGAGATCGCCGATCGCGAGCGCGCGGAGAGCCAGCTTCGCCTCGCGCTCGAAGCGCTCCCGAACGGCACGGTGATGGTGCGGGCCGACGGCGCCATCGCGTTCGCGAACCGCGCCGCCGAGCAGATCTTCGGCTACGCGCGCGGCGCGCTCGTCGATCGACCCATCGAGTCGCTCCTGCCGGAACGCCTGCGCGGGGCCCACCGCGCCCACCGCGCGCGCTTCGCCGCCGCCCCGTCGACGCGCGCGATGGGCGCGGGCCGCGACCTCTACGCGCTGCGTGCCGACGGCGACGAGGTGCCCGTCGAGATCGGCCTGAGCCCGCTCGCGACGCCGGAGGGCGCGTTCGTGCTCGGCTCGATCGTCGACATCACGGAGCGCAAGCGCGCGGAGGAGCGCATCGCGGCATCGCTGCGCGAGAAGGAGATCCTGCTCCGCGAGGTGCACCACCGCGTGAAGAACAACCTGCAGGTCCTGACCAGCCTGCTGCGGCTGCAGATCCATCACTCGCCGGAGGCCGAGAGCGCGCTCGCCGAGACGGAGAGCCGCGTGCGCGCGATCGCGCTGCTCCACGAGAAGCTCTACCTGTCGCCCGACCTCGCCGAGCTCGACGCAGCCTCGTACGTGCGGGACGTCGCGCGCGCGCTCGCCCGCCAGCACGGCGTGTCCGATGCGCGCATCCGCGTGGAGGTCCGCGCCGAGGACGTCCCGCTCGACGTCGACCGGGCGATCCCGTGCGGGCTGATCGTGAACGAGCTCGTGAGCAACGCGTTCGAGCACGCGTTCGCGGACGGGCGCGCGGGCACCATCTCCGTGCGCCTCGCCCGCCACGACGCGCACACGCTCGTGCTCGCGGTCGCGGACGACGGGGTCGGCCTGCCCGCCGAGGTCGACGTCGCGAGCCCGCCGACGCTCGGCCTCCGCCTCGTCGCGACGCTCGCGCACCAGATCGGAGGCGAGCTCGTCGTCGCGCGCGACGGCGGAGCGCGTTTCGAGGTGCGCTTCCCCGCACCTCCGCAGGAGGAGTCGACCGCATGCCGAACGTCCTGA
- a CDS encoding RNA-binding protein: protein MGKKIYVGNLPFSATEQDLREVFERHGEIDSVNVIVDRETGRARGFAFVEMADASAASDAIRALDGTEMGGRNLRVNEAEDRRGGGGGGGGGGRGGYRGGDRGGDRGGFRR, encoded by the coding sequence TTGGGCAAGAAGATCTATGTCGGCAACCTCCCCTTCTCGGCCACCGAGCAGGACCTCCGCGAAGTCTTCGAACGACACGGCGAGATCGACTCGGTGAACGTGATCGTCGACCGGGAGACCGGGCGGGCGCGCGGGTTCGCATTCGTCGAGATGGCCGATGCGAGCGCTGCGAGCGACGCCATCCGCGCGCTCGACGGCACCGAGATGGGCGGCCGCAACCTCCGCGTCAACGAGGCGGAGGACCGCCGCGGCGGCGGTGGTGGCGGCGGCGGCGGCGGCCGCGGCGGCTACCGGGGCGGCGATCGCGGCGGCGACCGCGGCGGGTTCCGACGCTAG
- the ttcA gene encoding tRNA 2-thiocytidine(32) synthetase TtcA → MTTPATLPAPPPSNNAKRLGAHLRGLVGRAIADFGMIDDGDRVMVCLSGGKDSYAMLDLLLSLQRSAPVRFELVAVNLDQKQPGFPAHVLPDWLRARGVPFHVIEQDTYSVVKRVVPEGRTQCGLCSRLRRGALYRFAAENGFDKIALGHHRDDIVETFFLNLFHGGKLKGMPPKLRSDDGRHVVIRPLCHATERDIARYARARRFPIIPCTLCGSQPNLERKAVARMLAEWERAHPGRVDSIFRALQHVEPATLADAKLFDFAGL, encoded by the coding sequence ATGACGACGCCCGCCACCCTGCCCGCGCCGCCCCCCTCGAACAACGCGAAGCGCCTCGGCGCGCACCTGCGCGGGCTCGTCGGTCGCGCGATCGCCGACTTCGGGATGATCGACGACGGCGACCGCGTGATGGTCTGCCTCTCGGGCGGCAAGGATTCGTACGCGATGCTCGACCTGCTGCTCTCGCTGCAGCGCTCGGCGCCCGTGAGGTTCGAGCTCGTCGCCGTGAACCTCGACCAGAAGCAGCCGGGCTTTCCCGCGCACGTGCTGCCCGACTGGCTCCGCGCGCGCGGCGTCCCCTTCCACGTGATCGAGCAGGACACGTACTCGGTCGTGAAGCGCGTCGTGCCGGAGGGGCGCACGCAGTGCGGCCTCTGCAGCCGACTTCGCCGCGGCGCGCTCTACCGCTTCGCGGCCGAGAACGGCTTCGACAAGATCGCGCTCGGCCACCACCGCGACGACATCGTCGAGACGTTCTTCCTGAACCTCTTCCACGGCGGGAAGCTCAAGGGCATGCCGCCCAAGCTCCGCTCGGACGACGGTCGCCACGTCGTCATCCGCCCGCTCTGCCATGCGACCGAGCGCGACATCGCGCGCTACGCGCGCGCGCGGCGGTTCCCGATCATCCCGTGCACGCTGTGCGGCTCGCAGCCGAACCTCGAGCGCAAGGCCGTCGCGCGCATGCTCGCCGAGTGGGAGCGCGCGCACCCCGGGCGCGTCGACTCCATCTTCCGCGCGCTGCAGCACGTCGAGCCGGCCACGCTCGCCGACGCGAAGCTGTTCGACTTCGCGGGGCTGTAG
- a CDS encoding CoA ester lyase, whose product MRSAKDFFQPMALGAPMPPREIPFRPSRMIHFFDPSNEKMAAKIPDLARKCDVLLGNLEDAIKADNKVAAREGLVKIARDTDFGDCQLWTRVNCLESPWFLDDVTRLVGEVGDKLDVVMIPKVEGAWDIHYVDRLLAQLEARAGLTKPLLVHAILETALGVANVEEICAASPRMQGLSLGPADLAASRRMKTTRVGGGHPGYLVRQDPDPSDESAPRATAQQDLWHYTMARMVDACNANGILPYYGPFGDIKDTVACEDQFRNAFLMGCVGAWSLHPVQVDIARKVFSPPVDEVLWAKRVLEEMGDGTGAVMIDGKMQDDATVKQCRVMVECARLMAERDPDLRKAYGF is encoded by the coding sequence GTGCGCAGTGCGAAGGACTTCTTCCAGCCGATGGCGCTCGGCGCGCCGATGCCGCCGCGCGAGATCCCGTTCCGCCCGTCGCGCATGATCCACTTCTTCGATCCTTCGAACGAGAAGATGGCGGCGAAGATCCCCGACCTCGCCAGGAAGTGCGACGTCCTGCTCGGCAACCTCGAGGACGCGATCAAGGCCGACAACAAGGTCGCCGCGCGCGAGGGCCTCGTGAAGATCGCCCGCGACACGGACTTCGGCGATTGCCAGCTGTGGACGCGCGTGAACTGCCTCGAGAGCCCGTGGTTCCTCGACGACGTGACGCGCCTCGTCGGCGAGGTGGGCGACAAGCTCGACGTCGTGATGATCCCGAAGGTCGAGGGCGCCTGGGACATCCACTACGTCGATCGCCTGCTCGCGCAGCTCGAGGCGCGCGCCGGCCTCACGAAGCCGCTGCTCGTGCACGCCATCCTGGAGACGGCGCTCGGCGTCGCGAACGTCGAGGAGATCTGCGCGGCGAGCCCGCGCATGCAGGGCCTGTCGCTCGGCCCCGCCGACCTCGCCGCGAGCCGGCGCATGAAGACGACGCGCGTCGGCGGCGGCCACCCCGGCTACCTCGTGCGCCAGGATCCCGACCCGAGCGACGAGAGCGCGCCGCGCGCCACCGCGCAGCAGGACCTGTGGCACTACACGATGGCGCGCATGGTCGACGCCTGTAATGCGAACGGCATCCTTCCGTACTACGGCCCCTTCGGCGACATCAAGGACACGGTCGCCTGCGAGGACCAGTTCCGGAACGCGTTCCTGATGGGCTGCGTGGGCGCCTGGAGCCTGCACCCCGTGCAGGTCGACATCGCGCGGAAGGTGTTCAGCCCGCCCGTCGACGAGGTGCTCTGGGCGAAGCGCGTCCTCGAGGAGATGGGCGACGGCACCGGCGCCGTGATGATCGACGGCAAGATGCAGGACGACGCCACCGTGAAGCAGTGCCGCGTCATGGTCGAGTGCGCGCGCCTGATGGCCGAGCGCGACCCGGACCTCCGCAAGGCCTACGGGTTCTAG
- a CDS encoding DUF1566 domain-containing protein: MSSLRRLAIVALSLFLASSSHAVSEAFVKAQLKCTRAQLSETRKLVSCVYAEQDKALRKGLSTLDLSKCLAKFYDRWAKAESRADAKFGPGTCPSAIDALGAEGMVADFQLRSAAAIQGIRFIDMGFAVGDTQTGLMWIKTDDAGGVTDFDNTYDWYTGGSATISDAPRNGTAFTSYLDQLNSCTTGTTGYGNYCDWRLPQPGELATIVDCSAGPNCIDESVFGPTKGSFYWTNSPATSDQRFIGTVNFSNGSQPTLSGLVNTSVRAVRHWVGFLF, translated from the coding sequence ATGTCGTCCCTCCGCCGTCTGGCCATCGTCGCGCTCTCGCTCTTCCTCGCGAGCTCGTCGCACGCCGTGAGCGAGGCCTTCGTGAAGGCCCAGCTCAAGTGCACGCGCGCGCAGCTCTCCGAGACGCGCAAGCTCGTGTCCTGCGTGTACGCCGAGCAGGACAAGGCCCTGCGCAAGGGGCTCTCCACGCTCGACCTGTCGAAGTGCCTCGCGAAGTTCTACGACCGCTGGGCGAAGGCGGAGTCGAGGGCGGACGCGAAGTTCGGCCCCGGCACGTGCCCCTCCGCCATCGACGCCCTCGGCGCCGAGGGGATGGTGGCGGACTTCCAGCTGCGATCGGCCGCCGCGATCCAGGGGATCCGCTTCATCGACATGGGCTTCGCCGTCGGCGACACGCAGACCGGCCTCATGTGGATCAAGACCGACGACGCCGGCGGCGTCACCGACTTCGACAACACCTACGACTGGTACACGGGCGGCAGCGCGACGATCTCGGACGCGCCGCGCAACGGCACCGCGTTCACGAGCTACCTCGACCAGCTGAACAGCTGCACGACGGGCACGACCGGGTACGGGAACTACTGCGACTGGCGGCTGCCGCAGCCGGGCGAGCTCGCGACGATCGTCGACTGCAGCGCCGGCCCGAACTGCATCGACGAGTCGGTCTTCGGCCCCACGAAAGGGAGCTTCTACTGGACGAACTCCCCGGCGACGAGCGACCAGCGCTTCATCGGGACCGTCAACTTCAGCAATGGCTCGCAGCCGACGCTCAGCGGACTCGTGAACACGTCCGTGCGGGCCGTGCGGCACTGGGTCGGCTTCCTGTTCTAG
- a CDS encoding carbonic anhydrase family protein, producing MLDSGGARAMRALALAATLALVACAGAPPPAARGVARQSPVDLPVDHVLERSAHRVVVDYHATPEHLVLLPHTLELEIERGSGLDYDGTRFDLEQLHFHTPSEHRLEGRRLPLEMHLVHRSAAGRLLVVAVLFEAGAADPFLERLLSDAPAHEGRVDRADALDVAAALGESGPFYAYDGSLTTHPYTEGVTWLVRKRRGEASSDQIVRLLVLEGGNARDVQPLGARAITEF from the coding sequence ATGCTCGACTCCGGTGGCGCGCGCGCGATGCGCGCCCTCGCCCTCGCCGCGACCCTCGCGCTCGTCGCGTGCGCGGGGGCCCCGCCGCCCGCCGCGCGCGGAGTCGCGCGGCAGTCGCCCGTCGACCTCCCCGTCGACCACGTGCTCGAGCGCTCCGCGCACCGCGTCGTCGTCGACTATCACGCGACGCCCGAGCACCTCGTCCTGCTGCCGCACACCCTCGAGCTCGAGATCGAGCGGGGGAGCGGCCTCGACTACGACGGCACGCGCTTCGACCTCGAGCAGCTCCACTTCCACACGCCGTCCGAGCACCGGCTCGAGGGACGGCGGCTTCCCCTCGAGATGCACCTCGTGCACCGGAGCGCGGCGGGGCGGCTGCTCGTCGTCGCCGTGCTCTTCGAGGCCGGCGCCGCCGACCCCTTCCTCGAGCGGCTGCTGAGCGACGCCCCGGCGCACGAGGGCCGCGTCGACCGCGCCGACGCGCTCGACGTCGCCGCGGCGCTCGGCGAGAGCGGGCCCTTCTACGCCTACGACGGCTCGCTCACGACGCATCCGTACACCGAGGGCGTCACGTGGCTCGTTCGCAAGCGGCGCGGAGAGGCGTCGAGCGACCAGATCGTGCGGCTGCTCGTGCTCGAGGGCGGCAACGCCCGCGACGTGCAGCCGCTCGGAGCCCGCGCGATCACCGAGTTCTGA